Part of the Muntiacus reevesi chromosome 8, mMunRee1.1, whole genome shotgun sequence genome is shown below.
GTATGTTTGGTTGGACTCTTatgttttttttcaatttcactgCTTACATCCCACAGCTTTATCTTTCCATCATTCCCTCCAGTAAGCAGCAAATAGGATTCTCGCAGAAAGCAGACTTGGGAAACCCCCAAAGTATGGCCCTTAAATCCCAGTTCctgttcacacttgattcccatcaCCCTAAAGATTCGAACCTTACCATCTTCTGCACCGCAACTAAAAACATTGCCACACGATGCCACAGACACAGAGTGGGCTAAGGCAGGGTTTAAAAGCTGACCAGGTGATTGTGGACTTTCCATTTCTTCTGTTTCATCCTCCTGTAAATTTGTAATCCAGAGTGGCCGGGCTTTCCGAAGGTTCCACAGCATCACCTTTAAATAAGAGGAAGTTACACAGTTAGTGTTCTAAATAGTTTGTTTCACGAACATGCTTATTCTGCTTCTAACAAAATCACCAAAGTAGTCCGAGAATGATTAGCAGGATACATTCCCAGCAATATTAAACAAAAATTCACATGGCACCACATGCCAGTGTGATGCTACCCTGGTGCCAAGACTAGAATGCCAATGGGCAGCAAGGAAGGTATAATCTAAAAACAAGCTCCTGAGTAACTCTGGATCAACAAACTCTTTAATGTGTAATCCAAACTCTTAAGTAGATACCAATTTCTTTAAGTCACCCTACCCTAACTGCTACAAGTAAAACTGAAAATGaggaaatttattaattttagccTATGCTTGTTACAAGTAGAAATACCTATCAACTAAATACACtaaacccaggatcaaacctgggtctcccacaatggaggcagattctttcccgtctgcaccaccagggaagcttaatgCCTAGCATAGTACCTGGAGAAAAGAGCAGAAGTTCTAAACAAATCTGCTAATTTGACATCCTGGTATACTTGGCTTTTTACTGTTGTTCTCTACCATGATCTTGGACCTACTAAGTGGATTTAgataaaatgtgatttaaaaacccatgtacacccatggctgattcatgtcaatgtgtggcaaaaaccaccacaatattgtaaagtaattagcctccaattaaaatcaattaattaattaattaaaaaaagaatgtgataagaaagaaaaaaaaagaaaggaaaaaaaaaattaaaacaaaacagtaaGTTCTGTGAATTGATTTTACTCCAAACTTCAGCAATTGTCTTCCTGTAGCAatcaacttgaaaaagaaaatattcttcatattttcagaGAGAACAGAAAGCTTTATTTTACCTTCTAGTACCATCCCTGAATTATGACTCATGATTTAAAAGGTACACTAGGATAAGCATGACCTTGTTTAGTTAAAAGCACAGATCTGAACTGACAATATTACCACTGCTGATTATACTAAGGTTTGGTTTGCTATTCAAAGTAACTTCCTTCAACTCAGCCTTCTTTCAAAAGAAGTGACACTCAGAAGTGAATGCAAGCATATCAAAGTGACCCTGCTCAAAAATTTCTCATACAAAAACATTTCTTTCCACATAAAAGATTCAttttcaagggggaaaaaaaggctctTTCACTATCACTTTTTCTATTTAAACCTATCTAAATCAAAGgatctaatttttataatttctctaaTAACAAAGATAGGTATGTTGAATTTATCTATTATGTGTGGCAATAATTCAGTTCCTGCCTTGAGATAAAACACCTTGTTCAGAGATAAATTACTCTCATTAATCTGATAAAAACTCCCTTCCACTATCATACCGACATTCTTGGACCCCTCCATATGCTGGCTATTCTTAAAGTTCAGAAAAATACCAGAAAACCAGATTTTAAGAAGCAAACTGGAAGAAATTATAGTTTCAACTCTAGTTAAAGAAGTAATTTCAGTTAGAAGTAATGACTGTACTATCTTAGTCACTTTTGTTATATATCACAAACCAATGCAGCAGTTAATCTACAGTGAATTTTTAGCAATTCTTGACAAATCAAAAAGCAAAAGACTTCTTTtcacaatatatttatttcttatagtaTTGTCTAACACCTGCCTGGCACTAAACCTTCTCATCTATAACTGGAGGTAAAATGGTAAATTCTGGATGCCTGCTTCTTATCTAATCTGTGACTCTTATACATTTAACTGGTTGACTGCCGTGCCTAACACAGTTAATGAACCAGTGATTGAAAACTGGTATAGTttaaggatgaatgaatgaatagtcaAAGAGACACTGTACAATCAGCCTACTTAAAACAGATATCTGACTGGTTGTGTAGGTCTTTCTGCCCAACAAAGTAAGCAGATTATCTTCACTAGtgtagaaaaatgtaaatttattaaAGTTTTGGGCAAGACCTAGGAGTAGAAAAGGAATTTTGATGTCATGGGATCGCTGTGCACTGTGGGTGTAAAATGATTCTCAACAGAGGCACTACAAATTTTTGGTAggataatttttaattgtttaggGGCTGCCCCAGTGCAGCAGGACATCCACTGATTCTTCCTAGTAAAAAGACCAGTAGCTCGGGGTGGCAGTCAGAGTGACAACAACTAAAATTAGtctcatttatttctaaattataagGAGGTGTGGAGGATAGAGAAGTGGTAAAGATCACTGGCCTGGAAGTGACCAGGAGTCTTACAAGATACTATAAGTAGTTGAGAAAGTAGATCAATGCCTAGAACAGTGTTGGGCACACGTATcatctatttaaataaatatctttggTGTCACAGAGAAAAAATATAGGCTTTAAAGTCAGAGAGATTGAGGTTTGAATTCCAATTCAGACAGCTGTGGGAAAACTCAATTtgaatctgtttcctcatttataaaaaagaaacagtatgatCAGGGTGTGATTAGAAAGAAAACTAACATATGTAAAGCAGTGTAAAGTGGTAAGTGATCACCAAAGGGAAGCCATGCTTATTCACACTCCAGCGATTTAGAGTAAAACCAATAATAGATCCAGGCcctctaacttttttttaaactacaaactTTATGGAGAGTGGATGGGTGATAAACTCTGTCTTTAGTATGGTTTGTTTAAACAGATGTTTAGAATCAAATATTCAAATTCTCATGTTTTAAGAATGTCTTAAAGCatagagaaaaagtaaaagattaaTAATTTGTTAATCTACTAGACTTTGTCAAGTTAGCATTAAACACTCAGTAGACATAAAGTTTACGGTTCCTAAATACATAAGGCATGTCTGTAGAGAACAGAAAATGCCAAGATATATTTAGCCCGATCAATAATTTGATTCTATTAGCAAATCCCATTTAGAAATTACCCATGTACTCTCTGCAAGACATCACCTGCATATCCAGTCCACATGACACCAGGCTCTGAGGCCTTTGAGGTCGAAAAGCTACAGAGGAACAGATATTGGAATGTCTCTTCAGTGATCtgctaattttcttattttccaggtCTAGGATTTTGATTGTTCCAGAGTCATCAGCAGAAGCCAGTAggttttcagtttcatttaatGAAAGACAGTTGATTTCTTCTTCATTCACATGAAAATCATCCAAGGGTTCCTTAAGAGACCTGACATCCAGTATGCTAATGGTTTCTCCATGTGAAGCATAGAGTTTGGTGGGGCAGGATGGAGAAAATAAGACGTTGGTAACATCCTCTGCCCCTTGGAAGCACGTGTGTCCTAAAAGAGTCCCATCTTCACCCCAAACCGTGAGATCTCCACCTTCTGCTCCAGAAGCCACGAGCCCTTCTTGACTTGCATTCAGGCAGAGAATAGGAGAAGAATGTCCACCAGTCCACTTGACTGCCATAATGACCCAGGTAACTCTGTGAAGAGGGGGGATAACTATAATCTCATGTTTTACGTAAGAACTCCTTAAGACACAAAttcaatatttcatttaaaaaataaaagacatctaaAAAACTCAATcaataaaaaaagacatttgaagGTCAAGTCtaagaacgtgagggtgggatgttttgaaagaacagcatgtatattatctatggtgaaacggaccaccagcccaggtgggatacatgagtcaggtgctcgggcctggtgcactgggaggaccctgaggagtcgggtggggagggaggtgggaggggggatcgggatggggagtacgtgtaactatatggctgattcatgtcaatgtatgacaaaacccactgaaatgttgtaaagtgattggcctccaactaataaaataatattaaaaaaaaaaaaaaaaaaaaaagaaggtcaaGTCTACAAAGCCTGGTTAACACAAAGTTGTGGCTGGCACATGCCTACATGTGTTTTCCTTGCAATCAGTTACCAAGGTAAGTCTGGTCCTCCAGCCTTTGATGTGAGGCTTGCATAGGAATAAACAATAAATAcacttattttaaattaagaaaagtcCTTTTTAAGAAAGGGCCACACAATCATCAGGTTGTATCTTTTATCTGAATAATGTTTATGGAAAATGGAGTCTAATATGGAATTAGACTCTTTGGGTTTGAATAGCTCTATTACCTATCAGCTGGGCAAGTTACTGAATCTATGACCCACTTTTCGTCTtgataaaatgggggtaataataaCATCCACTTCATGAGATCAGAAAAGATTAAATGACATAATAAATGTCAAATGCATGTAACAGTGCCTGGTATGTAATGAGAACTCAACAAAAGTATTATCATTGTCACTTTGGTTACTTCTATTAGGCTAGTCAAAGTGGCATCATATATATTACACCAAtggttctcaaagtatggtctCCAGCAGCACGAGCACCACCTAGgaacttttagaaatataaattgtcGGACCCCACTCTAGGCcccctgaatcagaaactctgatgTCAGCACCCAACAGTGTGGTTTAACaagtcctccaggtgattctgatgtatgCTAGAATTTCAGAACCTGTTGTTTTAGTTGCAAAGCTGAGTGCAGCTTttttgtccccatggactgtagcccatcaggctcctctgtccatgggatttcccaggcaatactggagtaggttccttgtctaggggatctttctgacccagggatcgaacctgcgtctcctgcatgacacgtgttctttaccactaagccaccagggaagccattgagAACCTGTATGATAGCATTAATCATGAGGGGCACTGGTTAAAAATGCAAACCCTTGGGTCTTCTCATTGGAGACTAATTCAGtccattctttaattttattctcaAAACAACATTTCTGATTGGTatcattccattttacagataactaAATTGAGTCTcagaaacttaaaataattttcccaaaGTCACCCGTTCAGGATTTGTACTTAGGATCTAGAATAAAACAATCCtaaatttctaaataatgaaGACCTTTTTATAACAATTCTACTTGATAACAGGTTTAACCTGTTAGTATTTGAAAGTACAGAAAATGACCAAAAGCTACTAATAATTCATTACTGCTTCTAAATatactcacattaaaaaaaatcacattattacCTACTGCTTCTAAATAtactcacatttttaaaaaatcacattatcACCTACTTGCACTTATATAACAGTAGTATTTATGTGAATTATTTAGATTCCTGATATGCTAGGCAGCCTGCTTCTTTAAACTGGAATTGCCACATAATACTACCCCCTACCTTAActgtctcctgctgctgctgctgctatgatGTGTGCTATGATCTGCTTCAGATGTGTGTCTTttgcacccccctcccccaattgGGCTGTagtctactaggctcctctgtggataggattctccagacaagaacaatggagtgggctgtcatgccctcctccaggagatcttcccgacccagggatagaacctgcatctcttgtctcctgcattggcaggtgggttgtctACCACTATCGACACCTGGAAACCCAATTACCTCCTGGGtaaagcaaaaaaggaaattgGGGCAATTTATACAATTAAATGATCAGACAAAAGGAAGCAAACAAATCTATCTGGACAAATTATGTTTTTCATTCCACAAGACAAAGGAGAGTTTTATCTACTAAGAAATTGCAATAGTTGCTTTAGTATTTTCAGATATAATACCTGAATTTAGTTCAATTGTACAAAGATAAATTTCCAAATACTGTTTTGAAGAATAAATTAATCTGCTTAAAGTTTCTATTCCCAACACAAGTTTGCTTCCTCCCACTTTtagccacacacacatacaaaatcaCTAACTAGGCTGccgaaaaaaaaacaaaccactgaTCTAATAGTAATCAAAGTAACAGAAACATAATCACAAAATCGGATACAGCAATTTTCATATACAAAACAAAgtacaaaaaaagacaaagatacatttaaaaaattttagtagaAGCACTCAACCAGTAAACAGAAGAAACTAATTAAACAGAGACTGAAGCAAATACATTCTAAAGGAGAGGTTTGAAGAGGAAATGACTCCGGCAGATAAAGACAGGGAACTCTGGTGATTTGACTTTTGCTGACAAGTACTGACATAGTAGTTAAATAATTTTCTACcataatcaaaccagtcaatcctaaaggaaatcaaccctgaatatacattggaaggactgatgctgaagctgaagctccaatactttggccacctaatgcgaagagccgacGCGTAGGAAAAGATCATgattgctgagaaagattgagggcaggaggaggagagggcaacaaaggatgagatggctggatggcagcatctcctcaaaggacatgagtttaagcagactctgggagatagcgaagaacagggaagcctggcatgctgcagtccagggggtcgcaaagagtcggacacaactgagcaactgaacaacaacaaaccataaCAAGGACTTTTGCCGGACGTTCCAGATAAACCAAGGAAAAAGGACACACAACACAATCTAAAATGAAGGTATTAATATTCAAGCTTAGGAACTGTCATTTGTGATGACTATTGACTCACATGATAAAGACAATATCCTaactaaaaatatgaattttgaatTAATCATTGAAAAGGCTACTTAAGTTACAAATAGTTTATCTATGTCATGAATCTTTAGAGTATTGATCACTTATTCCTAAGTCagagttttaatttttctacAATGAATTAACTTTAAAAGTCTAGAAGTCTGCCCTCTATAGTTTTAGGATTTTGTGTCCATAAAGGTTTTGGATCTCTGTTGGAATATTAGGTTTTTCACTAAGACAAAAACAAAGCAGGGTTTCTAGTACTTCTATTTCTCCACCACACATCTACCCACAGAGGACCTAAGTAAAGGTTGACTTGCAGACAAAAGTTTTGGTTTTCTTCCTAATGTAACTCTTTTCCAGAAGAGATTAATTCaattttaaagatacatatgGCTAAACTCCACCCCAAAGTGTAAGAGGTTAGGCAGTAAATGAATTTTGCACTTCAAGAGACTACTATAGACAACAATACAGTTCCTGTAAAATTTTCCATAATGGAAGCAGTAGTAACTCTTGGACTGTTATTCCCAACAAGTCCAAGGTCAGCTCTACCTTAATATCTACCCACCAGAGTAAAGAACAAATGAAACTTCTAATCTCTACACCACATGGATAATATTCACTGATTACCCAGCtagtcagaaaaattaaaatagagacCTATTACAGGAAATATTAGGAAAAAGAGCTGGGAAAGTTCCAGAAATCCATACATTCCGATGCATTTAATTTAATCATGCAGAACACTGATCAGGGATTCAACCAGcgtaccccccacccaccccgagCCAAATCACTTGTTTACTTAATCTACAAAATTGAAgttatttgttattatttgaaatattcaatCAAAAAGTATTAATCAGACTGCTGTGGTAGAAGGGAGTGGGAAAAATTAACTACATATAGGTTAAATCAAAACAGTCTTTTAGAAATGAGTTGGCAATCTGccatttcttgtttttgtttcactGGGACTGGAGAGCTACCTGGAAGTAGCTAAGAGCCACTATCTCCACTCAGGTATCAAGTCAACAAGCTTCTGCACAGTAATTAATCATTTCCTATTGTGAATTAGTTTAATTAGATAATAGATGCCTTCCTTCCAACACCTAATGAGATTATGGagtgtggggaggaggaaggtgggGTACTTTGAAAACATATTTATGAAGGGTGGAGTGCAAGATGGAAGTTCTAAGCAGCCAAAGAGCAGAAAGAAAGTACTGAACATGGGGGGAGGGGACATGGTCCGGAGTGTGATGAgcaggcaagaaagaaaaaaggaggcaGTGATAAAGGAAAGCTTTTCCTACTTTGAAATCCTACCTGGGCCACTTGGGGGTACTTTGCCCCCCAAAAAAGTTACCTCACTGACTGGACTAGATTTACTTCATCAGATCCTTCAGAGGCTCTCCCTCACTTATACCAGGGCAGACAGGATAGAGGCCAATGTCTTTAATAACTGAATGCTCTCTAAGTTCTTGCTCCTGTCATATCTCCATTATCCACTTGTCCTTTTCAAGGGTCTGTGCCTTTAAAGCTGTTCATTCTGTCTCTTCTTTGTCACCTTCTTGGATGGACCAACTCTATCCCTGAAGATGTAAAAGAAACTTCAGTGCCTTTCCAGACAAAACATGGACTGCCTTCCTGGGATGGTTGAAAgttgaaaaatgaataataaattccCTAGCCTGAGGTTTAAATAATATGATAGTCACTATCATTGTAGTAAGTATACTGGTCAACTTCTCTTCACACATTTCAGTTCTCCAAAGTGAGTGGTTGAAGGGCTGTGTCACTGACActagtaagaaagaaaagaatctgagtGATTAAGCTTGGAGGAAAAAACAAGGGACTGGCAAGTCGTAATCAAACACCACTTATCAGATGGTAGGtgctgttcttttgtttttactggaaaacaaaagaaatggatTATTCACAGTAGGAGAGCTTTCGAAAAGATTCCTTACGACATAAAGGAAAGACAGTGGCATTGACTACTAAGGTAATCTGTGAGCCCTACTATTATAACAATTACTTCGCAGTGTTGCTTTGAGAGTTATATAAACTCTCTCGTAAAGGGCCCCAGTAGATCGCCTGTCTCACATGACggttattattttctcttactaAGCATTCTTTAAAGGCTGTCGGAACATTCTGGCCACCTAGGAAAACGTAGTATGATTAAATAATGCTGAAATTCTTTCCCTTCGAAGAAGTTTTCTTAATTATAGCCTCCATGGCATTCTCCCTACTAGAATGTCTAATTAGTTAAAAACACACCTCAATTCGCCTAGTGGGTTAGTAGGAAAGACTGGGAAAGGCCATATTTTGTCCAAAACAATGTAGCACTTAAAGAGTACTTTAAGGTTACCCAAACATGGGAGGGGGGCGGGAGATATTCAGATGTGGCGACCTCACACGCTATATACAGGCTAGCACACACGTTTTGATAAGCACTGGTACTAAGGGAGAACAAGAACGCCTGACCAGGAAAACACGACCTCAGCAGccgaaggaaaaaaggaagatctAACTCAAACTCAAGGTGGCGGAGCTAGGAGTGGCTAGTAAGGAGAGCGAAGTTTCCTGCGTTAGGTTGGAATGGTCAAGCAGGGACGCAAATGACTCAGGGAAACCTTATAGGAAAAGGGGACCAAAAAAGCCGACGCGAGGTCACTATATCaaaaagggggaaagagggaCGATAGCCTGAAACCCACCCGTACCAACCTCATACCTGCGCTTCCCGCTTCCCACCTAGGCGCCTGGCGATGACCTCACCGGCGAGCGCCCAATCCCATCTAGCGTAGGGCGGGAGGCGCCGCAGCCAAATAGTCACATCCGGGGCCGAGAGGAACCGCGCGAGCTGGGCGTGCGTCCTTGCTTCGTGCCCTCAACCCGCATGGCGGAGCCACGGGCGCGCCGCGGGGAGGCCGTACGAGTCGGGCGGTTCCGGCGACCGCGCTGAGccgcgggggaggggcgggggacgCCCGTGCAGTCTGCCCTCAGTGAGGCGGGGCGCGCGGCGGACGCCCCCGGGCAGGGGCGGGAGTGGTTTGGAGGGCCGGGCGGTTAGCTGTGAAAGGGGCGGTGAGCGAGCTGCTCCGGTCTCAAGACGAGGCTTGGCCTCTGGAGCAGAGACGGGGggaagcggcggcggcggcggcggccctcGGGCCGGCTGGTGAGGCGATGGCGGCGCCGGCCCCGGGGGCTGGGGCAGCCTCGGGCGGCGCTGGCTGCAGCGGCGGCGGTGCGGGCGCCGGCTCGGGCTCTGGGGCCGGGGGCCGGTTGCCTAGCCGGGTGCTGGAGTTGGTGTTCTCCTACCTGGAGCTGTCCGAGCTGCGGAGCTGCGCCCTGGTGTGCAAGCACTGGTACCGCTGCCTGCACGGCGATGAGAACAGCGAGGTGTGGCGGAGCCTGTGCGCCCGCAGCCTGGCAGAGGAGGCTCTGCGCACGGACATCCTCTGCAACCTGCCCAGCTACAAGGCCAAGGTGAGGGAGCCCCGCGCCACGCCGCTGCCCCCTGTCCCGCTTCTCCGCGCAGCTCTCAGCGTTTCTCGGCTAAGCTTCTGAGTCAGAAGTTCCTTTCCACCGCTCCAGTCAGTACCCTTCCTCGCATCCCCCGCCATAAAGATCTCTCTGGACCCACCCCACTTCCGTGATGCACTTTTTAAAGGATCAGATGGTTTTCCATCCTTGGTTTCCCTCAATCATTCTACTTTCCACCGTCTATCCCCTTAAAAACAGGCCATTGTTGTAGCTTTCAATACTCTAATCCTATTTTTCTCTGTGTCCTTTATTAGATCATCTCGGCTGCCTTATTTACTTAGTTTCTAAGATTTTTGATTTCACCTCACGTTTTCCAAGCTCTGATTTAtaactatgttttatttttgccCAAGTACCTTGAATTCCCTCCCCTATGTTACAGGCTTATAAATAAGTGTGGTCCAAGGCATCCTGCTAACTTTAAAGATTAGGCTTTGAATAGAACATCGTACCATTGGCGCCACTTAACAGTCATAATATTGCCATGTCTCACTATTACTGGCTATTGCCTTGCCAACTTTTTCATAGTTCCACCTTGCTGGTGTATCTCTTATGTTCTGTTTGTCATCCAACATGGTGTTTCCATTTTTGGTGCCTTTTAACCCCCGCTGCCAGACTCTTGTGCTTAGTCTTGCCttcatatacaaataaaaatgtcaagtAGCAGATCTTGGTAGGACTGAGAGCATTCCTCAAGCAATATAAACAAATGGCTGTAAACTTGAGTTCAGTTTGGATGGATACAGCTATTTAGGATTGCAGTCACTAAGAGTATACATGAGAGAGGATAAAGTCTGATCTAGAATATGgtaaacataaaaatacattaacagctaaaaaaggaaaagcatatCTTTTTAATGCTAGACTGCCAGTGGGGCCAGAGTaaggagaaaattttttttccatgtgaaataaatgtaaaatgtattctTCTGTAATAAAATAGGCTTCAGTTTAATAAGATTAGGATAAGGATTACTACTTTTAAATATGTCAAATTGTTTATCTATTAAGTGAAATAACATGTTGAGTCGCAAGGACAGTTAGTAGATGCTCAATGGATAATAATTGTAATTCATATAGTAGAGGGCAGAAGATTGCAATTTTGTCTCACTGTGCCTAATAAACATATAGGTTTCATgactcttattttttgtttttccataaagtttattatttttacttattttaaattaagacaTTTTTGTAGTTGGCCTGTAATAGACATGTTCACATGATTCAAGATTCATGtaataatatgtaataaataatGTATTCATGTGACTCAGTGTTCAAAAGAAGCAAAATGTCTTCCTTTAGTCCTTATACCCCCACCATCCAGATTGGAGGCAGCCTATGTTAcctgtttttctttatctttgcagAGGGTTATAAATTTTAATACTTTGTATGCCTTTGTACTCCTTGCACTGTAGGTGTTATAGACTTGTGCATGCAGATGTTGCAGAACTTTTCTTGATTATCTTGAAGATAAAAGATTAATTCAAAAGGGATATACATAGCCTAGTAGGAAAGTTCTCAGTCtaggagaagaggggaaaaaaatgtatagaaataactAGTGGTTATTAGTTAGAAACTAGACATTTAGTGAAAGAGATTCACAAGTTGAGTGAACAGTTTTAG
Proteins encoded:
- the WDR53 gene encoding WD repeat-containing protein 53 encodes the protein MAVKWTGGHSSPILCLNASQEGLVASGAEGGDLTVWGEDGTLLGHTCFQGAEDVTNVLFSPSCPTKLYASHGETISILDVRSLKEPLDDFHVNEEEINCLSLNETENLLASADDSGTIKILDLENKKISRSLKRHSNICSSVAFRPQRPQSLVSCGLDMQVMLWNLRKARPLWITNLQEDETEEMESPQSPGQLLNPALAHSVSVASCGNVFSCGAEDGKVRIFRVMGIKCEQELGFKGHTLGVSQVCFLRESYLLLTGGNDGKIKLWDVSSEIEKKHKSPTKHTHRKKTKRATYTKQGGNTHASVTGEDEHGKILPKLSIEHGEKVNWLLSTKIKGYQNILVADQTSCISVYPLKEF